A region of Vicugna pacos chromosome 7, VicPac4, whole genome shotgun sequence DNA encodes the following proteins:
- the COA1 gene encoding cytochrome c oxidase assembly factor 1 homolog, translating to MPVPLGKLALFTGVAGTGTCVLLYYLIQKTFSRASYYQLALEQLRSHPEALEALGTPLQVHHLRLTDKDNFVDIADAKLKIPVSGPRAEGHLYVNSSRDAPFKRWNLQEVFLELKDGQQIPVFKPGGENGDAVRRE from the exons ATGCCAGTGCCTCTGGGGAAACTGGCCCTTTTCACCGGTGTGGCGGGTACTGGGACCTGTGTCCTCCTGTACTACCTGATACAGA AAACTTTTTCCAGGGCTTCCTATTACCAGCTGGCATTGGAGCAGCTGCGCAGCCACCCTGAGGCACTGGAAGCTCTGGGCACTCCTCTCCAGGTGCACCACCTCCGACTCACCGACAAGGACAACTTCGTGGACATCGCCGATGCCAAG TTGAAGATTCCTGTCTCCGGACCCAGGGCAGAGGGCCATCTCTATGTCAACTCATCCAGAGATGCCCCCTTTAAGAG GTGGAATCTCCAAGAGGTCTTCTTAGAGCTCAAGGATGGTCAGCAGATTCCCGTGTTCAAGCCCGGTGGGGAGAACGGCGATGCGGTGAGAAGGGAGTGA